Proteins encoded in a region of the Sterolibacterium denitrificans genome:
- a CDS encoding nuclear transport factor 2 family protein: MPLSLPDPVAVYFEISNGSDISQISHCFTSDAIVVDEGKTHRGHVAIQAWQREAQKAFQYTVEPISLSREGDRLKVTAKVVGNFPGSPAQLDHVFGLDGDKIKSLEIG, from the coding sequence ATGCCCCTTTCACTACCGGATCCAGTCGCCGTTTACTTCGAGATCAGCAATGGCTCGGACATCTCTCAAATTTCCCATTGCTTCACATCGGATGCGATCGTTGTGGACGAAGGCAAGACGCATAGGGGGCATGTAGCCATCCAAGCATGGCAGCGTGAGGCACAGAAGGCATTCCAGTACACGGTTGAGCCCATCAGCCTCTCCCGAGAAGGAGATCGCTTGAAGGTCACAGCCAAAGTCGTCGGCAATTTCCCTGGCAGCCCGGCGCAACTCGATCACGTGTTCGGCCTGGATGGCGACAAGATCAAGTCACTGGAGATCGGCTGA
- a CDS encoding winged helix-turn-helix transcriptional regulator — MGKIYTPATAAVGVEEVLRLLEGRWKLIILFHLFGGQVQRYSDFEKLIPGISQKMLAQQLRQLEADGIVSRKLYPQVPPKVEYRLTEWGQALCPALDAMLKWAEKRESLLSAHDGDATQESS; from the coding sequence ATGGGAAAGATATACACACCCGCCACTGCCGCAGTTGGCGTAGAAGAAGTCCTTCGGCTACTGGAAGGCCGATGGAAGCTGATCATTCTTTTCCATCTATTCGGTGGGCAAGTGCAACGCTATTCCGACTTTGAGAAGCTGATCCCCGGGATTTCTCAGAAGATGCTGGCCCAGCAACTTCGTCAGCTGGAAGCGGACGGGATTGTTTCACGCAAGCTTTATCCGCAGGTACCCCCAAAGGTTGAGTACCGACTGACAGAATGGGGGCAGGCCTTGTGCCCCGCTTTGGATGCAATGCTGAAATGGGCGGAGAAGCGCGAATCGTTGTTGTCAGCACACGACGGAGACGCGACTCAAGAGTCCTCTTGA
- a CDS encoding TonB-dependent receptor family protein, whose protein sequence is MPQKSRIFRRRVFVPAQTTMAVMLAMGYPAHALSSEIVLPRINVVAGGEDAIVKQPGSVSIVGPADLERIQPLSTEDALRTVPGIHIKGEEESAIVANIGMRGLSAADYKSLILEDGVPVAPGLFVGNQRYYNPRIQRMEEIEVLKGAAALRYGPNTIGGVINYKTKEPIDGVSIAGRIGSHNYREATLEAGGKSPSGEAKAGLFYTRAKSDGFQGKGFDMEDLMLKGGMALGNDQWVSFKFTHHENDANISYRGLFLDAYKAGASYNPAPDDWFLTKRKSLDLNHQWEINPDTTLNTLVYWSDMSRDYWRFAVDNAASTAAGRWVYTNTVNGNNRAFERVGLDSRLTINHKSFGFNNKAEIGVRIMDEEMVDQGVTATRANPRSGTISTDRVDSATGYALFGENRFDVTDKLSITPGLRIEHYEQKRHDRQNSANDGKSSNTEYLPGIGATYWLSPGTQLYGSVYKAFSPPLNSQSIVTGLDQQLDAEKSLNIEAGIRGQSGKLRYELTVFQMDFDNQITPAISGGLTNANAGSTLHRGLETAFGYSWDNGFSLDTNLTWIPTADYREDRGGGVNKGNRLPYSPEWLANVTLAYVSGPMQVALAGRYVDEQYGHGDNTDPITGSGNNIWKGKLPSYHTFDLTGTYALSKQLKLTAAIKNLTDERYIAGLRQGIYAGAERSLEIGAKYVF, encoded by the coding sequence ATGCCTCAAAAATCCAGGATCTTCCGACGACGTGTTTTCGTTCCTGCCCAAACCACCATGGCCGTCATGCTGGCCATGGGCTATCCGGCGCACGCCTTATCCTCAGAAATCGTGTTGCCGCGCATCAACGTGGTCGCTGGTGGAGAAGACGCCATCGTCAAGCAGCCCGGCTCGGTGAGCATCGTCGGCCCCGCCGATCTCGAACGCATCCAGCCGCTATCCACGGAAGATGCCTTGCGCACGGTGCCGGGCATCCACATCAAGGGGGAGGAGGAATCCGCCATTGTCGCCAATATCGGCATGCGCGGTCTGAGTGCGGCGGACTACAAGTCGCTGATCCTGGAGGACGGCGTGCCGGTCGCCCCCGGCCTGTTCGTGGGTAACCAGCGCTACTACAACCCACGCATCCAGCGCATGGAAGAAATCGAAGTGCTGAAAGGCGCCGCCGCACTGCGCTACGGCCCCAACACCATTGGCGGAGTCATCAATTACAAGACCAAGGAACCGATCGATGGCGTGTCGATTGCAGGACGCATCGGTTCACACAACTATCGGGAAGCCACGCTGGAAGCCGGCGGCAAGTCGCCCTCGGGCGAGGCCAAGGCCGGCCTGTTCTACACTCGCGCCAAGAGCGATGGCTTTCAGGGCAAGGGCTTCGATATGGAAGACCTGATGCTCAAGGGTGGCATGGCACTGGGGAACGACCAATGGGTCAGTTTCAAGTTCACGCACCATGAAAACGACGCCAACATTTCCTATCGTGGGCTGTTTCTGGATGCCTACAAGGCAGGCGCTTCGTACAATCCCGCTCCGGACGACTGGTTTCTGACCAAACGCAAGTCGCTCGACCTCAATCATCAGTGGGAAATCAACCCGGACACGACCCTCAATACGCTCGTATACTGGAGCGACATGAGCCGCGACTACTGGCGGTTCGCGGTCGACAATGCCGCCTCGACCGCCGCCGGACGCTGGGTTTATACCAACACCGTCAATGGCAACAACCGCGCCTTCGAGCGCGTCGGCCTGGATTCGCGCCTCACCATCAACCACAAGAGCTTTGGCTTCAATAACAAGGCCGAGATCGGCGTCCGCATCATGGACGAGGAGATGGTCGATCAGGGCGTTACCGCCACCCGCGCCAATCCGCGTTCGGGAACGATCAGCACAGACCGCGTGGATTCCGCCACCGGCTATGCACTGTTCGGCGAAAACCGTTTCGACGTGACGGACAAGCTTTCGATTACACCGGGCCTGCGCATCGAGCACTACGAGCAGAAGAGGCATGATCGACAAAACAGCGCCAACGACGGAAAAAGCTCCAACACGGAGTACCTGCCGGGCATCGGCGCGACGTACTGGCTGAGCCCGGGTACGCAGCTTTACGGCAGCGTTTACAAAGCATTCTCCCCACCGCTGAACAGCCAGTCGATCGTGACCGGCCTCGATCAGCAACTGGATGCGGAAAAATCACTCAACATCGAAGCGGGAATACGTGGCCAGTCAGGCAAACTCCGCTATGAACTGACCGTCTTCCAGATGGACTTCGACAATCAGATCACCCCGGCCATTTCCGGTGGTCTGACGAATGCCAATGCAGGCAGCACCCTGCATCGCGGCCTGGAAACCGCGTTTGGATACAGTTGGGATAATGGCTTCAGTCTGGATACGAACCTAACCTGGATACCCACCGCAGACTACCGCGAGGATCGCGGCGGCGGCGTAAACAAGGGAAATCGTTTGCCCTATTCGCCGGAGTGGCTGGCGAACGTCACCTTGGCCTATGTCTCTGGGCCGATGCAGGTCGCTCTTGCCGGAAGGTATGTCGATGAGCAATACGGCCACGGCGACAACACCGATCCTATTACCGGCAGCGGCAACAACATCTGGAAAGGCAAGCTCCCGAGCTATCACACCTTCGACCTGACCGGCACTTACGCGCTCAGCAAGCAGTTGAAGCTCACGGCGGCAATCAAGAACCTCACCGACGAGCGTTACATCGCCGGATTGCGCCAAGGCATTTACGCCGGTGCCGAGCGTTCGCTCGAAATCGGGGCCAAGTACGTCTTTTGA
- a CDS encoding efflux RND transporter permease subunit, which produces MTTVDRRATPSYFRRFVDLCADFLINHRKSLFVVFVAMTLGFGWSMTRIQLDPGFLKMIPMTHPYMQTFEKYMTVFPGANQVLVNVRWKGEGDIYNKEFLDTLQKVTEAVFFTEGVQRSKLQSLFTPNVKYVEVTEEGFRGDVVVPAQFSSDNPEDLEQVRVNVTRSGEVGRLVASDLRSAMVSAELQETDPNNPGQRLNLYEVSKKMEEIRQKYETPNIDIGIMGFTMLVGEVVAGLLGVFTFFGIAFVITALLLYFYCRSLKLTVVALIVALLPVVWLLGLLPVINMGIDPISMLVPFLIFSIGVSHAVQMTNAWKLEMLKGATSVEAAHSAIRKLFIPGTVALVTNALGFMVIMNIEIPIVHELGITACLGVLLMIVTNKMMLPIILSHLSLEQRAMKPTTMDGLGKHPLWWRLSVFTLPKPALVIFAIAGALLVVGVLESRKLQVGDIGIGFPELRQSSRLNQDTKDIAESYQIGTDVLTVIAEAQGLEEGCLDYPLMNSLERLELFMRGVDGVQSVISAPTIGKIVVAAQNEGSPRWGAIGRTYDALRQGGRAYDPEYGINTEACQTIQVMIFLKDHKGATLAHVVKEAKRFIANEKNDHVLLRLAGGNAGVMAATNEAVEAAEITMLLAIFGAITLLCLITFRSWRAAVCIIVPLTLVSILCNALMPALGIGLKVATLPVIALGVGVGVDYGIYLFERIQHQMEHLGNDLRTAFYEAMCQRGTAAVFTAITMSIGVGTWAFSSLKFQADMGLLLAFMFLVNMLGAIFFLPALAAWLNMPSGKTDATDLDSPPIEALGD; this is translated from the coding sequence ATGACGACAGTAGACCGCCGCGCGACGCCTTCGTATTTCCGTCGCTTTGTAGATCTGTGTGCTGATTTCCTGATCAATCATCGCAAGTCGCTGTTTGTCGTCTTCGTTGCGATGACGCTGGGGTTTGGCTGGTCGATGACCCGGATCCAGCTCGATCCGGGCTTCCTCAAGATGATCCCGATGACCCATCCCTACATGCAGACGTTCGAGAAATACATGACCGTCTTCCCGGGGGCCAACCAGGTGCTGGTCAATGTCCGCTGGAAGGGCGAGGGCGACATCTACAACAAGGAGTTTCTCGATACCCTGCAGAAGGTGACCGAAGCCGTCTTCTTCACCGAAGGCGTGCAGCGCAGCAAGCTGCAGTCGCTATTCACGCCGAACGTGAAATATGTCGAGGTGACCGAAGAGGGTTTTCGTGGCGACGTGGTCGTGCCGGCGCAGTTTTCTTCCGACAATCCGGAAGACCTCGAACAGGTGCGCGTCAATGTCACCCGCTCGGGTGAAGTTGGACGACTGGTTGCTTCCGATCTGCGTTCGGCCATGGTCTCTGCCGAATTGCAGGAAACCGATCCGAACAATCCGGGACAGCGCCTGAACCTCTACGAAGTTTCCAAGAAGATGGAGGAAATCCGGCAGAAGTACGAGACGCCGAACATCGACATCGGCATCATGGGTTTCACCATGCTGGTGGGTGAAGTGGTTGCCGGCCTGCTTGGCGTATTCACCTTCTTCGGCATCGCCTTCGTCATCACCGCGCTGTTGCTGTATTTCTACTGCCGCTCGCTCAAGCTGACCGTGGTGGCCCTGATCGTTGCGCTGCTCCCGGTGGTCTGGCTGCTGGGCTTGCTGCCCGTCATCAATATGGGGATCGATCCGATTTCCATGCTCGTACCTTTCCTGATCTTCTCCATCGGCGTCTCCCATGCCGTGCAGATGACCAATGCCTGGAAGCTGGAAATGCTGAAAGGCGCGACCTCGGTGGAGGCTGCGCACAGCGCCATCCGCAAGCTGTTCATTCCGGGCACCGTGGCGCTGGTGACGAATGCCCTGGGCTTCATGGTGATCATGAACATCGAGATTCCCATCGTCCATGAGCTGGGTATCACCGCCTGTCTGGGCGTGCTCCTGATGATCGTCACCAACAAGATGATGCTGCCGATCATCCTCTCGCATCTGAGTCTGGAGCAGCGCGCCATGAAGCCGACCACCATGGACGGCCTGGGCAAGCATCCGCTGTGGTGGCGCCTGTCGGTATTCACCTTGCCGAAGCCGGCGCTGGTGATCTTCGCCATTGCCGGCGCGCTGCTGGTCGTCGGCGTGCTCGAATCGCGCAAGCTGCAGGTCGGCGATATCGGTATCGGTTTCCCCGAGCTGCGCCAATCCTCGCGCCTCAATCAGGACACCAAGGATATCGCCGAGAGCTATCAGATCGGTACGGACGTACTGACCGTGATCGCCGAGGCGCAGGGACTGGAAGAGGGTTGTCTCGACTATCCGCTGATGAACAGCCTTGAACGTCTCGAACTGTTCATGCGCGGAGTGGATGGCGTGCAGTCCGTCATCAGCGCGCCGACCATCGGCAAGATCGTGGTTGCTGCGCAGAACGAGGGTAGTCCGCGCTGGGGCGCGATCGGCCGGACGTACGATGCCCTGCGCCAGGGCGGACGTGCCTACGATCCCGAATACGGCATCAATACCGAAGCCTGCCAGACGATACAGGTCATGATCTTCCTCAAGGATCACAAGGGGGCCACCCTGGCTCACGTCGTCAAGGAGGCCAAGCGCTTTATCGCCAACGAGAAGAACGATCACGTTCTGCTGCGTCTGGCAGGCGGCAACGCGGGGGTCATGGCGGCGACCAACGAAGCGGTGGAGGCCGCCGAAATCACCATGCTGCTGGCGATCTTCGGCGCCATCACCCTGCTCTGTCTGATCACCTTCCGCTCCTGGCGCGCGGCGGTGTGCATCATCGTCCCGCTGACGCTGGTGTCCATCCTCTGCAACGCCCTGATGCCGGCACTGGGCATCGGTCTCAAGGTGGCAACGCTGCCGGTGATTGCGCTGGGCGTCGGTGTCGGTGTCGACTACGGCATCTATCTGTTCGAACGTATCCAGCATCAGATGGAGCACCTCGGTAACGATCTGCGCACGGCCTTCTACGAGGCGATGTGCCAGCGCGGCACGGCGGCGGTATTTACCGCCATCACCATGTCGATCGGTGTGGGCACCTGGGCGTTTTCCTCGCTCAAGTTCCAGGCCGACATGGGCCTGCTGCTGGCCTTCATGTTCCTCGTCAATATGCTCGGCGCTATCTTCTTCCTGCCGGCTCTGGCTGCCTGGCTCAACATGCCGAGCGGCAAGACCGATGCGACCGATCTGGATTCACCGCCGATCGAAGCGCTCGGCGATTGA
- a CDS encoding WD40/YVTN/BNR-like repeat-containing protein, giving the protein MRLLIGLGMSLIVAIGAYVSFASRPPPVFAETRITAEHFAVTGMTMAGERLVAVGELGHILLSDDQGKTWGEAQVKDSRGSALTQVVFFNDKEGVAVGHDAWALFTEDGGLNWRETLFDKDFSEPLLGVWGLAEGPVFAYGSFGRFFVSNDHGRTWEKREPGIGDAHIYAMNGAADGHLMMVGEHGLAFKSTDFGQTWQAIPEFYRGTMFGLIRLSAEEWIAYGLRGNIFRTTDFGATWTQIPTHLSIGLFGHAVLPDGRIMIVGQGGVMLESRDNGANFNVIQENKGNNLTAIVALPDGRLLTAGLGGIHNFDGGQQGEQK; this is encoded by the coding sequence ATGCGGCTACTGATTGGTTTGGGCATGTCATTGATCGTGGCAATCGGTGCCTATGTTTCCTTTGCCTCGCGTCCGCCACCGGTGTTTGCCGAGACGCGCATCACGGCAGAGCACTTTGCGGTAACTGGCATGACGATGGCCGGCGAGCGTCTGGTTGCCGTTGGCGAATTGGGCCACATACTTCTCAGTGACGATCAGGGCAAGACCTGGGGCGAAGCGCAGGTCAAGGATAGCCGTGGTTCCGCATTGACGCAGGTGGTTTTCTTCAACGACAAGGAAGGCGTTGCAGTTGGTCACGACGCCTGGGCGCTGTTCACCGAAGATGGCGGCTTGAACTGGCGCGAAACGCTGTTCGACAAGGATTTCTCCGAGCCGCTGCTGGGCGTCTGGGGGTTGGCGGAAGGCCCGGTATTTGCCTATGGCAGCTTTGGCCGCTTCTTCGTTTCCAACGACCATGGCCGTACCTGGGAGAAACGCGAGCCAGGCATCGGCGATGCCCACATCTATGCGATGAATGGCGCTGCCGATGGCCACCTGATGATGGTGGGCGAGCATGGCCTGGCATTCAAGTCCACGGACTTCGGCCAGACCTGGCAGGCGATTCCCGAGTTCTATCGCGGCACCATGTTCGGGTTGATTCGCCTGAGCGCCGAGGAATGGATCGCCTATGGCCTGCGCGGCAACATCTTCCGGACGACGGATTTTGGCGCGACCTGGACGCAGATTCCGACTCATCTGTCGATTGGCCTGTTCGGCCATGCCGTGTTGCCGGATGGCCGCATCATGATCGTCGGCCAGGGCGGCGTCATGCTCGAGTCGCGTGACAACGGCGCCAATTTCAACGTGATCCAGGAAAACAAGGGCAACAACCTGACTGCCATCGTCGCCCTGCCGGATGGCCGTCTGCTGACGGCGGGTCTCGGTGGCATACACAACTTCGATGGCGGCCAGCAGGGGGAGCAGAAATGA
- a CDS encoding DUF1302 domain-containing protein gives MNRKSTGLVTKVLPALLAMYGGSALAFEPIKLDDGTVIDVSLQVSYQNLKRLAEPLRMENYKTEYSRSPGVVKKTWPLTGSMWGPAVDVFTQMESKNNTDDGQLVANKHGTISNRVSALMDVNVTKDNYRAFARVNAFRDAKLFQTNDHNAPGTFNGTGPHNEYSEEARRLIGQRTRLLDAYVQGRWKLGDDGSYPLFVKVGRQVVNWGEGLFFQGIGSSMNPMDQVKGMTPGVPAQEAFLPTEQIYGTLGISEKLTVMAYKKWRFRETELAPVGTYFSASDFLGPGASFQSAFPWEGLAGFNGSNLAAQLQLLPNTSPITIPLGWLQLGGLNGWGNYGAWRAEDIGRTSKGQWGLAAKYQLTDMTDVGLYYLNYTETVGFPEFGFGTPYAKKGGGLAYFDGPNPNPNAQILEYLINALTPFNSNFAVRYMNDVKLLGGSFSTLFGDWQVAGELSYRRGAPMMINNLHYNLARANITSGNVSFLRAWSGGNFLWGATRADNVILGGELALQHLNSFEKPGYSVNPWILNQVKTNPKFAGMSVEDVIGPAEPRFDKNAAAYVVRAQFDYTPWPEWDLSIPVFYWRQLVGNGAVQGGWNSGLMGKGSARTSIDANFTYRQNLTLGVSATWWLGDYDLRSHTMNSYSDRDLVAFNATYHF, from the coding sequence ATGAATCGCAAATCAACCGGCTTGGTTACAAAAGTGTTGCCTGCATTACTGGCGATGTATGGTGGTTCGGCGCTCGCTTTCGAGCCGATCAAGCTTGACGATGGCACGGTCATCGATGTGTCGCTGCAGGTCAGCTATCAGAACCTGAAGCGCCTGGCCGAACCTCTGCGCATGGAAAACTACAAAACGGAGTATTCCAGATCGCCGGGGGTGGTGAAAAAGACCTGGCCGCTGACAGGCAGCATGTGGGGCCCGGCGGTCGATGTGTTCACCCAGATGGAAAGCAAGAACAACACTGACGATGGCCAGTTGGTCGCCAACAAACACGGTACGATCAGCAACCGTGTCAGCGCCCTGATGGATGTGAATGTGACGAAGGACAACTACCGTGCCTTTGCCCGGGTGAACGCCTTCCGCGATGCCAAGCTGTTCCAGACCAACGACCACAATGCACCGGGTACATTCAACGGTACCGGACCACACAACGAATACTCCGAAGAAGCGCGGCGTCTGATCGGCCAGCGCACGCGTCTGCTCGATGCCTATGTTCAGGGGCGTTGGAAACTGGGGGATGACGGGAGTTACCCGCTGTTCGTCAAGGTCGGTCGTCAGGTGGTCAACTGGGGTGAGGGCCTGTTCTTCCAGGGGATCGGTTCTTCGATGAACCCGATGGATCAGGTCAAGGGCATGACGCCGGGGGTGCCGGCACAGGAAGCCTTTTTGCCGACGGAGCAGATTTACGGCACCCTGGGCATCAGTGAAAAGTTGACGGTGATGGCCTACAAGAAGTGGCGCTTCCGTGAAACCGAGCTGGCGCCGGTCGGAACCTACTTCAGTGCCAGCGACTTCCTTGGGCCGGGTGCGAGCTTCCAGTCGGCGTTTCCCTGGGAGGGCCTGGCCGGGTTCAATGGCAGCAATCTGGCAGCCCAACTGCAACTCCTGCCGAATACTTCCCCCATTACCATTCCTCTAGGCTGGCTGCAGTTGGGGGGCTTGAATGGCTGGGGTAACTACGGCGCCTGGCGGGCGGAGGATATCGGGCGCACCTCGAAAGGTCAGTGGGGTCTGGCGGCCAAGTATCAGTTGACCGACATGACCGATGTCGGGCTGTATTACCTGAACTACACGGAAACCGTCGGCTTCCCTGAGTTTGGTTTTGGTACGCCGTATGCGAAGAAAGGTGGCGGTCTCGCTTATTTCGATGGGCCGAATCCAAATCCCAACGCGCAAATACTGGAGTATCTGATCAACGCGCTGACGCCGTTCAACTCGAACTTTGCCGTCCGTTACATGAACGACGTCAAGCTGCTGGGTGGCAGCTTCTCGACCCTGTTCGGTGACTGGCAGGTGGCAGGCGAGCTGTCCTATCGCCGTGGCGCGCCGATGATGATCAACAATCTGCACTACAACCTGGCGCGAGCCAATATCACCAGCGGCAACGTGTCCTTCCTGCGCGCCTGGTCGGGCGGCAACTTCCTTTGGGGAGCGACCAGGGCGGATAACGTGATTCTCGGTGGCGAGCTGGCGTTGCAGCACCTCAACAGCTTCGAAAAGCCGGGTTATTCGGTCAATCCCTGGATACTCAACCAGGTCAAGACCAATCCGAAGTTCGCGGGCATGTCGGTTGAAGACGTCATCGGCCCAGCCGAGCCGCGTTTCGACAAGAATGCGGCGGCCTATGTCGTGCGCGCGCAGTTCGACTACACTCCCTGGCCGGAATGGGATCTGTCGATTCCGGTCTTCTACTGGCGCCAACTGGTGGGGAATGGTGCCGTGCAGGGCGGCTGGAACAGCGGTCTGATGGGCAAGGGCAGCGCGCGGACCAGTATCGATGCCAATTTCACCTATCGCCAGAACCTGACGCTGGGTGTGTCGGCAACGTGGTGGCTGGGCGATTACGATCTGCGTTCGCATACGATGAACAGCTATTCGGATCGTGATCTCGTCGCCTTCAACGCGACCTATCACTTCTAA
- a CDS encoding phosphotransferase family protein has protein sequence MSDTPDLTQVKTSTRDLAVIQERLTAWMAKTLGPGSEPRLSDVRNPGSAGMSSETLLFEMSWKENGVQKTGSFVGRLPPAEDAFPIFPKYDFPLQVGVMRLVEQRSQVPVPKVLWDEPGSEALGMPFFIMARASGEPLPDLPPYPYGGWLAEATPEEQQRLQNSSVAMIAGIHGVKASAGEVAFLQPKRQDGSLMRRIVDDWKDYYEWAREGLDVPLVNEMAAWLEAHWPANDGGNEGVICWGDARPGNILWENFEPTAVLDWEMATFGPREMDVAWLIFFHKYFQYIAMTLGFPEAPMAGYMKRADIIAEYERLSGVKLQNMDWFLGFCVLRMAMFDVRISQRQLRFGERQPEEDHNNYLFTREIIRKILRGEDPWDF, from the coding sequence ATGTCTGATACACCGGATCTGACCCAGGTCAAGACCTCCACCCGCGATCTGGCCGTCATCCAGGAGCGGCTCACGGCCTGGATGGCCAAAACCCTGGGGCCGGGCTCCGAACCCCGGCTATCGGACGTGCGCAATCCCGGCAGCGCCGGCATGTCGAGCGAAACCTTGCTGTTCGAGATGAGCTGGAAGGAAAACGGCGTGCAAAAAACGGGTTCTTTCGTCGGCCGCCTGCCGCCGGCGGAGGATGCTTTCCCGATATTTCCCAAATACGATTTCCCGCTGCAGGTCGGCGTCATGCGCCTGGTCGAGCAGCGCAGCCAGGTGCCGGTGCCCAAGGTGCTCTGGGATGAGCCGGGCTCGGAGGCGCTGGGCATGCCTTTCTTCATCATGGCACGCGCCAGCGGCGAACCGCTGCCGGATCTGCCGCCCTACCCCTACGGCGGCTGGCTGGCCGAGGCCACGCCGGAAGAGCAGCAGCGCCTGCAGAACAGCTCGGTGGCGATGATTGCCGGCATCCATGGCGTCAAGGCCAGCGCCGGGGAAGTCGCCTTTCTCCAGCCCAAGCGCCAGGACGGCTCGCTGATGCGGCGCATCGTCGATGACTGGAAGGATTACTACGAGTGGGCGCGCGAAGGGCTGGACGTGCCGCTGGTCAACGAAATGGCCGCCTGGCTGGAAGCGCATTGGCCGGCGAACGATGGCGGCAATGAAGGCGTGATCTGCTGGGGCGATGCCCGCCCGGGCAACATCCTCTGGGAAAACTTCGAGCCGACAGCCGTGCTCGACTGGGAAATGGCCACCTTCGGTCCGCGCGAGATGGATGTCGCCTGGCTGATTTTCTTCCACAAGTATTTCCAGTACATCGCCATGACCCTGGGCTTCCCCGAAGCGCCGATGGCCGGCTACATGAAACGCGCCGACATCATCGCCGAATATGAACGCCTGAGCGGCGTCAAGCTGCAGAACATGGACTGGTTCCTCGGCTTCTGCGTGCTGCGCATGGCGATGTTCGATGTGCGCATCAGCCAGCGCCAACTGCGCTTCGGCGAGCGTCAGCCGGAAGAGGATCACAACAACTACCTGTTCACCCGCGAGATCATCCGCAAGATCCTGCGTGGCGAAGATCCCTGGGATTTCTGA